One segment of Candidatus Peregrinibacteria bacterium DNA contains the following:
- the gap gene encoding type I glyceraldehyde-3-phosphate dehydrogenase — MKPRVAINGFGRIGRLVFRANLLSEQLDIVAINDLTDNHALAHLLEFDSVHGTLDADIQVKGDDTIVVNGKEMKALSERDPLNLPWEELGVDIVIECTGVFRTREKAGMHITAGAKKVIISAPAKDEIDLTIVMGVNDKAYDKETHHIVSNASCTTNCLAPVAKVLHESFGIKRGLMTTIHSYTNDQMILDLPHKDLRRARAAGMSMIPTSTGAAKAVGLVLPDLAGKLNGFAVRVPTPDVSFVDLTVEVEKSTTVEEVNAAFLKAANGELKGILAVETRPLVSIDFTGNNNSSIVDSALTEVMGGDLIKVASWYDNEWGYSVRTVDLAELMWA, encoded by the coding sequence ATGAAACCACGCGTTGCAATCAATGGGTTCGGTCGTATTGGTCGACTTGTTTTTCGAGCTAACCTACTCTCAGAGCAGCTAGATATCGTTGCTATCAACGACCTCACTGACAACCATGCTTTAGCACATCTTCTAGAGTTTGATTCAGTACATGGAACACTCGATGCTGACATTCAAGTAAAAGGAGATGATACGATTGTTGTAAATGGCAAAGAAATGAAAGCACTTTCAGAAAGAGACCCACTTAATCTTCCATGGGAAGAGCTAGGTGTTGATATAGTTATCGAATGTACAGGGGTTTTTAGAACTCGTGAAAAAGCTGGAATGCATATAACAGCAGGGGCGAAAAAAGTAATAATCTCAGCTCCGGCAAAAGATGAAATCGACTTAACAATTGTTATGGGAGTAAACGACAAAGCTTATGACAAAGAGACGCATCATATTGTTTCAAACGCTTCTTGTACTACAAACTGTCTAGCTCCGGTTGCAAAAGTTTTACATGAATCATTTGGCATCAAGAGAGGGCTCATGACGACAATTCATTCGTATACAAATGACCAGATGATCCTAGACTTACCACACAAAGACTTACGCAGAGCTCGTGCCGCAGGAATGTCTATGATCCCAACTTCAACCGGAGCTGCTAAGGCTGTCGGACTAGTACTCCCAGACCTTGCAGGTAAATTAAATGGATTCGCGGTCCGCGTCCCAACACCGGATGTATCATTTGTAGACCTGACAGTTGAAGTTGAGAAAAGCACAACGGTTGAAGAAGTCAATGCAGCATTTTTGAAGGCGGCAAACGGAGAGCTCAAAGGAATTCTCGCAGTAGAAACTCGACCACTGGTTTCAATCGATTTCACAGGAAATAACAATTCTTCAATAGTTGACTCAGCCCTCACAGAAGTAATGGGCGGCGACCTCATCAAAGTCGCATCATGGTACGACAACGAATGGGGCTACTCAGTCCGCACTGTAGATCTCGCAGAACTTATGTGGGCTTAA
- a CDS encoding L-threonylcarbamoyladenylate synthase codes for MEKIVEALKAGKIIVHNTDTCLGMAVDILNEEVITLLYKVKRMSKDKPVSISCSDIEMASRYGLFSEKALELAEKCLPGALTLIVPRTKNLPEWINPGLDSIGIRIPNDEFSLKMVCDFGNPVTTTSCNVSGEQVCLSDSQVRGVFGKYVDSGELIVAFDGDTHPKISTIIKVVGDSIEIIRQGEVRLDV; via the coding sequence ATGGAAAAAATTGTTGAAGCTTTAAAAGCTGGGAAGATAATAGTTCACAATACAGATACTTGCCTTGGGATGGCGGTAGATATTTTAAATGAAGAGGTAATCACTTTGTTGTATAAGGTGAAGAGGATGAGTAAAGATAAGCCGGTTAGTATTTCGTGTAGCGATATTGAGATGGCTAGTCGGTACGGACTTTTTTCTGAAAAAGCTTTGGAGCTTGCTGAGAAATGTCTGCCAGGAGCTCTGACTTTGATTGTGCCTCGTACGAAAAATTTGCCAGAGTGGATAAATCCAGGTTTAGATAGTATAGGGATAAGAATTCCTAACGATGAATTTTCTTTAAAGATGGTGTGCGACTTTGGAAACCCGGTGACCACTACAAGTTGTAATGTATCCGGAGAACAGGTGTGTTTGTCTGATTCTCAGGTGAGAGGGGTTTTTGGTAAATATGTTGATAGTGGAGAGTTAATTGTAGCTTTTGACGGCGATACTCATCCAAAAATCTCAACTATTATAAAGGTAGTAGGTGATTCTATTGAAATTATTCGGCAGGGAGAGGTTCGGCTCGACGTTTAA
- a CDS encoding S-layer homology domain-containing protein, protein MTFKTRLVAMLVSVIGLMFLSTSLAFAADIEVDIVVRGESTVAVPNATVTMFVRDDATGVYSQYGSPYVTNSAGRANNVMVPSGSTFYGLATDASDNYYAWSGYGFDNIWIAQADGSIINAGNGIVRGPASTYVHLYPGDNSVTAAVDPAPVDEPVVPPTTVDEPVVVDTPTTIDGAEDFEVQVTVYNNHRDPIIGAHVTLYVVGHGAYTTGITDGAGRTHEIMAPLGYNFYASAVDDTGQTYGGTYDYYYKRQNIWTGGDSGESISNISTGTTRLPYLHLYPEEFLPASVTDTPGASELFDPHTYLCGGFPDAVYEDITPEECTAVGYVTDGGIFSGTDAGMLEWNRPINRAEVTKVMLEAYHYSVGTPASYSRIFPDVPKVGRWFSNYVYNALANSIVGGYPDGFFRPENPINRVELLRIFIEASKMSYADVPTNFTFWHDVDVNESTAWFIPYANFAFYNELLENDGNLEPAKAMTRMDVIKLLYRASLIGA, encoded by the coding sequence ATGACTTTTAAAACACGCCTTGTTGCGATGCTTGTGTCTGTGATTGGTTTGATGTTTCTATCTACATCTTTAGCGTTTGCAGCGGATATAGAAGTGGATATAGTGGTTCGTGGAGAAAGTACTGTTGCCGTTCCAAACGCCACAGTGACTATGTTTGTACGTGATGATGCGACAGGGGTTTATTCGCAATATGGTTCTCCGTATGTGACCAATTCAGCTGGTCGTGCTAACAATGTAATGGTGCCGTCCGGGTCAACTTTTTACGGTTTGGCTACAGATGCTTCAGATAATTATTACGCATGGTCCGGATATGGTTTTGATAATATTTGGATAGCACAGGCTGATGGAAGCATAATTAATGCCGGTAATGGTATTGTTCGTGGCCCGGCTTCTACATATGTACATTTATATCCTGGTGATAATTCTGTTACTGCCGCGGTTGATCCGGCCCCAGTGGACGAACCTGTCGTACCACCTACTACCGTAGATGAACCCGTTGTTGTTGATACTCCAACTACTATAGATGGAGCTGAGGATTTTGAAGTGCAAGTGACTGTGTACAATAATCACAGAGATCCTATAATTGGCGCACATGTAACACTTTATGTTGTTGGGCATGGTGCGTACACCACCGGTATTACGGATGGAGCAGGTAGGACGCATGAAATCATGGCGCCGCTTGGTTATAATTTTTATGCAAGTGCGGTTGATGATACAGGTCAAACTTATGGTGGTACTTATGATTATTACTATAAACGACAAAATATATGGACTGGAGGGGATAGTGGAGAAAGCATTTCTAATATTTCTACAGGAACTACTCGGTTGCCTTATTTACATTTATATCCAGAGGAATTTTTGCCGGCAAGTGTCACAGATACACCTGGTGCTTCAGAATTGTTTGATCCCCATACATACTTGTGTGGAGGTTTCCCGGATGCAGTTTATGAGGATATTACTCCTGAAGAATGTACTGCTGTTGGATACGTCACCGATGGAGGGATCTTTAGTGGGACAGATGCCGGTATGCTTGAGTGGAACCGCCCGATCAATCGTGCAGAAGTTACAAAAGTTATGCTTGAGGCATATCATTATTCGGTTGGTACACCTGCGAGTTATTCGCGAATTTTCCCTGATGTGCCAAAAGTAGGGAGGTGGTTTAGCAATTATGTTTATAACGCTCTTGCAAATTCTATCGTTGGTGGCTATCCGGATGGATTTTTCCGACCGGAAAACCCTATCAATCGCGTCGAGCTGCTTCGAATTTTTATAGAAGCTTCAAAGATGAGCTATGCTGATGTACCGACAAATTTTACATTTTGGCATGATGTGGATGTAAACGAGAGTACCGCTTGGTTTATTCCATATGCAAATTTTGCATTTTATAACGAACTACTTGAAAACGATGGAAATCTCGAACCTGCCAAAGCAATGACTCGCATGGACGTTATCAAACTTCTGTATCGAGCAAGCTTGATTGGTGCGTAA
- a CDS encoding small multi-drug export protein gives MIQFLAEFFKDINPHLGVLILSITPVIELRGAIPVGLLAYKLPLLTTVGIAVIGNMLPVFFVLKFLEPIRDFFTSRVKWMDRLYKHVIDKTHTKHSAKFLAVGAVFLVSFVAVPIPGSGSWTGCLVAYLFEVPYWRAIGLIFLGVLGAAVIVTSLTTGIDGLVGAIMGLFAN, from the coding sequence ATGATTCAATTTCTCGCAGAATTTTTCAAAGATATCAATCCGCACCTTGGTGTTTTAATTTTAAGCATTACTCCGGTAATAGAACTCAGAGGAGCAATACCGGTCGGCCTACTTGCATACAAACTTCCACTACTCACAACTGTCGGGATAGCAGTAATAGGAAATATGCTACCGGTTTTCTTTGTACTTAAATTTCTAGAACCAATAAGGGATTTTTTTACAAGTCGTGTCAAATGGATGGATAGACTTTACAAGCATGTAATAGACAAAACTCATACCAAGCACTCAGCGAAATTCTTAGCCGTAGGAGCTGTATTTCTAGTATCTTTTGTTGCAGTACCAATACCAGGATCTGGATCATGGACGGGATGCTTGGTTGCATATCTTTTTGAAGTCCCTTACTGGAGAGCAATCGGCCTTATATTCTTAGGGGTGCTCGGGGCGGCGGTTATAGTCACAAGCCTAACTACCGGAATCGATGGCTTAGTCGGAGCAATTATGGGGCTATTTGCAAATTAA